One region of Zingiber officinale cultivar Zhangliang chromosome 7B, Zo_v1.1, whole genome shotgun sequence genomic DNA includes:
- the LOC122006775 gene encoding ras-related protein Rab2BV-like — translation MAHRVDHEYDYLFKIVLIGDSGVGKSNILSRFTRNEFALDSKSTIGVEFATKTLQIEGRTVKAQIWDTAGQERYRAITSAYYRGAVGALLVYDITKKQTFDNVQRWLRELRDHADSNIVVMMAGNKSDLTHLRAVSESEGQEFAEKEGLSFLETSALGSLNVEKAFQVVLTEIYHIMNKKALAAQEAARNAGLPGQGTTINVTDSSAAGSSKSYCCSS, via the exons ATGGCGCACCGAGTCGACCACGAGTACGATTACCTCTTCAAGATCGTCCTCATCGGGGACTCCGGCGTGGGAAAATCCAACATCCTTTCCAGATTTACACGCAACGAGTTCGCCTTGGATTCAAAGTCAACCATCGGCGTCGAGTTCGCCACCAAGACTCTTCAG ATAGAAGGGAGAACAGTGAAAGCACAGATTTGGGACACTGCCGGTCAAGAAAGGTACCGTGCCATAACCAGCGCATACTACCGGGGCGCTGTGGGAGCTCTTCTCGTCTACGACATAACGAAGAAGCAAACCTTCGACAATGTGCAAAGGTGGCTCCGGGAACTCAGGGACCACGCCGATTCCAACATTGTCGTCATGATGGCCGGCAACAAGTCCGACTTGACGCACCTAAGAGCCGTCTCCGAAAGCGAAGGCCAGGAATTTGCCGAAAAGGAGGGGCTCTCTTTCCTGGAAACCTCAGCTTTGGGGTCACTCAACGTCGAGAAGGCCTTCCAAGTGGTCCTCACAGAGATCTATCACATCATGAACAAGAAGGCCCTTGCAGCACAAGAGGCAGCGAGGAATGCCGGCCTCCCTGGTCAAGGCACGACCATCAACGTGACCGATTCTTCCGCTGCTGGCAGCTCAAAGAGTTATTGCTGTTCAAGCTAG
- the LOC122004653 gene encoding predicted GPI-anchored protein 58 translates to MAWFVVAPLLLLLCSSTLTEGIVASSDRGQEKLHATLGYYYTSPPNSGQPPAEHDRPSAPPPQHGGAEKKKPAPPPPTPSCGRPVQPPPYEPAATVWTTACASALCSTAGASTASAAQESFSIPTTAVRQTDTAISSPEAPATAPCTPPAASWPRANKATAMPAVPTAAKTTATSPCLSAPGLRWQSAATSDVLLPAASAATSSNSVVAIPASTIAAVSQLSQPVVQ, encoded by the exons ATGGCATGGTTTGTGGTAGCGCCACTGTTACTATTGTTATGTTCGAGCACTTTAACCGAAGGCATCGTCGCTTCTAGTGATCGAGGACAAGAAAAGCTTCATGCTACCTTGGGTTACTATTATACTTCTCCTCCGAACTCCGGCCAACCGCCGGCCGAGCATGACAGGCCATCCGCCCCACCGCCACAACACGGAGGCGCAGAGAAGAAAAAACCGGCGCCGCCTCCGCCAACTCCTTCATGTGGACGGCCggtgcaaccgcctccgtacg AACCCGCCGCCACAGTGTGGACAACCGCCTGCGCCTCCGCTCTGTGCTCAACGGCCGGTGCCTCCACCGCCTCCGCCGCACAAGAATCCTTCTCCATCCCTACCACCGCCGTACGGCAAACCGACACTGCCATCTCCTCCCCGGAAGCACCCGCCACCGCACCATGCACGCCCCCCGCCGCATCATGGCCGCGCGCCAACAAAGCCACAGCCATGCCCGCCGTCCCCACCGCCGCAAAGACAACCGCCACCTCACCATGCTTATCCGCCCCCGGCCTACGGTGGCAATCCGCCGCCACCTCCGACGTCCTACTACCTGCCGCCTCCGCCGCGACGAGTTCCAACTCCGTCGTCGCCATACCAGCATCCACCATCGCCGCCGTATCTCAACTAAGCCAGCCTGTAGTGCAGTAG
- the LOC122006776 gene encoding small polypeptide DEVIL 11-like: MELCMDGKWRLSKKDGRSASRTACEGGPGGAFLKPKEVAGRRRHALAATTRSFSNRCAGMVKEQRARFYIVRRCVTMLICWRDYS; the protein is encoded by the coding sequence ATGGAGCTGTGCATGGACGGGAAGTGGAGGCTCTCAAAGAAGGACGGGCGGAGCGCGAGCAGGACCGCGTGCGAAGGAGGTCCCGGAGGCGCGTTCCTGAAACCGAAGGAGGTGGCGGGGCGGCGGAGGCACGCGCTGGCGGCGACGACGAGGTCGTTCTCCAACCGCTGCGCGGGGATGGTGAAGGAGCAGCGCGCGAGGTTCTACATCGTGCGCCGGTGCGTCACCATGCTCATCTGCTGGCGGGACTACTcttga